DNA from Quercus lobata isolate SW786 chromosome 1, ValleyOak3.0 Primary Assembly, whole genome shotgun sequence:
TCATATAACAGCAGATTTGTCAACATATTTCCCTGTAATATGCTCAATATTTTATAACCTTTCCCTTCTTCCAGTCTCATCTGCATGTCATAGCATGCGACTTCTAAGCTTCAGGCATAAGTTTCCATAATTTAGGCTAAAACAAGCTTAACAAGTCAAGCTCAATTCACATTGACTTGGTATGAGTTTACTGGGCTCAACTTGATTTTGTACTCTTAAATGATTTTTAGGCTGCTCAATTTCAGCTTAAGATTGACTTGTTGAAAGGCTGACTCAAAAGTTTGAAGTGCATCAAACTCGAATACTCGGCTCAATTGCAACCCTACATATTAATAAGGCTGAAAATGCATTTGTGAGCACACGCACTACCAATTTGAAAAACAGATGAAAAAACTATGCCTACAGTTTTTCAAACTAACGCACAGTTTAGGAAGAATGTGACTTCAGATCACCACATTCTCTTATGTAATTTTTCAGAAACACTACCTAACAACATGTATTTCACTCAACATCCACAAATTTGTTCAGTGACTTCAGTCTGCAACATTAAGAAGTAGGAAAGCAACAGCAAAGCAGCGTTGACCATATATGAATAAGGACCTGAATGAGCTTGCTCTTGTGACTGCATTATTAAGTCATGTCATAATTAAAAAGAACTAAATAAAATGAGGAAACAACACTGTCCATATGAGGAAATAGAAAGAGTAAATTGACGGAAAACTTGTATGTAATAGCATATTGAGTGTTGaaattacaccaaaaaaaacctttttacCAAATAATGAATATACTATAAATTCATACATATACAAAATACAGAGATGAAGCATAGCACTGCAACAGCACTCATCAGGGTTCCAAAGATAAACATTGGTTACTCACATCAAGTGCAACAACGGCAAGAGAAGCATTGGGATAATTACTGGAACCTTGCAGAGATAAAGATATCATATTTCCATACAACTGTCAAAAATCTGAACCATGAAACCTTCAGAGCTTCTCTAACAGAATCAGACTGACATCATTTAAAAAGCCATCTGTTGCATACCTCAGTAGAGCTAATATCTGGTAGAAATCAAGATCTGCAGGAAGGTAGGGTGATGCCTCCACAACAAATAGCAATTATTATGTACAGCAACACAACAATCAAGCCTGTCAACAGTGCCCtgtcattaattaaaaaaaaaaagttcagttGCATGAGAATTAAAATGCCCAAAGTCTATTAGCAGATAGAAACTTTTAACATGTTTGTACACTTCCAATCATTACCAATTGTATTGTCAGGATACTGCATAACACTAATAATTAATAGTATATAATCAAATTCTTCATTCTGTAAAGCAACCCTTATGTGATAAATAATTATGCAGATAATAAAGGCTGGCCAAAGAgatctagctcaaatggcatttTATCCCCCCATAAGGAAAGAAGTGGCGAGTGAGGTTTTAGATTCAAGACCTACGATGTGCGTGTTTAACTTACCAATCGAAAAAGATGAAACTCATGATTAAACAGAATCAGAAAACCTCTTCTAGATGACAGTAGACTAAACAATTAATCAGGTGGTTCTTAcacaaaatatatcattttgtgTCATGTAGAACCTCAGGCATGAGTTAATTAGAAAGAGCCAGTAAATAACTTATTAAGTTTATGACATACAGTCCAATACCCTTGGCAATATAATGATGCAGGGagcaaaaccaaaaatatttcaGATTTTCTTTGAGataccaaattttatttttgaattttgaatttggctttTATGTGATTTAGGAATTTATGAAATGTAATTGCAGCTAAATTTAATCCATGAAGCCAAAAGGAGGCTCCAGGAATAGTTTGAGAGTACAAtttgaataagaattttatGATTAGAGAATGTTTCCTCTTGTTTGGTGGTGATGCGAAGCACCCTTACATCGCGATGCCTAAAGTTTTCAGACAGATTCTAGGTGGTGAAGCTTAGGATTTGCCCTGTTCTATcccttttttccccctttatcTCAATGTTCCTACCCTTGTCCTTCATGGCTGCATCATATAAACTAGGGGTGTTCATCAATCAGTGTATCTGGTTTGCAAGAAACCACACTGTATATGTAGGAAAGTTGAGCTTCAGTCATTTTGTCAATGAGGCAGGTCAGTGTTGCTGGTGGGTAAAGGCGAAAAAAAGTGGCTTTTGTAAATACCGCTGTGAACAAATGAGATTTGATCACCAATGGTTTTCTTAAAGATTGACTGCAAACTTAGGCCATGGTTGTTTTTTGGTAGCCAATCTAAATAGGTAGAGGGGTGGACAACGAGGGGCTAGCCGGATGAGGAAAGAGGATGGGAAGCAGCAGACGGAGAGAGGGGGAAGGGGAGGCATTCAGTGTGTGCTTCAGTATTCAAATCTCATGAAGTTCAACTGCTCGAAGTCATAGACCATCACATTTTCTTCCAAAACCTCTTCTTCTAAACTTTCACATTTCTTTTGTCCTCAGCAAAAATATACATTTGGTCCATCCAATTTGGGCAAAGTTCTATTTTAGtcaagaaatttattattattatttttttagttctcaaaaaattaaagtatccAACTTACACCTACTGTCTGTGTGCTGTTATAATTCCTGCTTACATGGCTAATGGAGGGCTTGGGTggcttttttctttattaatgtGAGGTTGATTGATAAGAGCTTGACTACATGTGGTGCAAAGATCATTACATTAGAAATCCCAACCCCAATagcccaaaatcaaaacccacaaagTAAAAAATTCCCTAAAATGACCAACAACACGAAATTCCCCCCAATCCTCACATTCCTCTCCCTCAAGCATCTATTTTTCCTCCTCCTGCAACAGTGCTTTATGAGGGATGTAAGCGTTTGGAGAGAATTCCGAGTTGGTGGTGATTTCGGGGATTTTAGATGTTGGGATTTTCTAATCTTGGGGTTTTGAGCTAATGGGGTGGGGATTTATGATGTGGTGGACTTTGCACAACCTGTAGCTGAGCTGTCATGGATCAGCACCATGTCAAGAAAAGAGCCACCAAGATGCTTGTTAGGCACACAAAGATGGAAGGACCAACTGGGatatgttctaaattttttgaggacaaatttagtttttttcaGAGATTAAAATAGAACTAAATTTGAGAGACCAAACATATGCAAAGAGATTCCTTTGTCCTTGTGACCAAACTAAATCTGTTGTCCTTTGTTTTGGCAGGACACATTACTTAAGACCTAAGactacttaccaaaaaaaaacgAGTCTTCTATTAGCACTTCTGTAACGACCccgccccaactgtgtagatattgtccactttggggcctatacccctcacggttttgttctccctCGAAGCAGACAGCAGtgggggaaaaggcctctacataTTGAAaggaggtcattccttataaacacattttcatgtgcttccctaggcgatgtgggattccatggaatgcaagaccccttttttgggtcactacaatccacccctCTTATGAGCACACGCGTCCTTgtgtgtggggcccacacttccggCTAGGCATGGCTCTGATACTATCTGCAACGACCccgccccaactgtgtagatattgtccactttggggcccatacccctcacggttttgttctccctCAAAGCACACAGCAATGGGGGAGAAGGCCTCTACATATTgaagggaggtcattccttataaacacattttcATGTGCTTCTCTAGGCGATGTgagattccatggaatgcaagaccccatttttgggtcactacaactTCTGCAaaatttacccttaaaaaaaaaaaaaaaaagagagagtgagagaatagATATGTAGCAATTCTTCAAAATTTACCTTAAAATTACAGCAAGTATTTATAGATAAGACAATACTTATCTatgaagatgaaaaaaaaaatcatcattttaGAATATGTATTGAATACAGAGATATGAAAGATGcacatcaaaaagaaaagaaagaacttCCATTTTAAAAGAACAACTCCCAACTTCCAGAACAAAATAATGttaagaaaaacagagcagAACATGGAAAATAGGATTCTCATGAGGCAGACATAAGCCCAAAAAGAATATCTCCAAAATACAACAATCATACAGCAGAAGGCCCCAGTGATGATTCACTCTCCAGTCTCCACATTCTTCAAAAGGAATATGTGTGGAAGAAAAGGGGCTAACGTAAATGTGGAACTTCCTTGAGTTAGATTTTAATacaccccccacccccaaaaaaagcCATTAATcttctcttcattttcttttctaccCTAGGATGATAGATCTTTACTAACATCTGGTAAGAATCTAATTCATAACATTCACTGAGCATTAATGTATTCATAAAGCCAAAGTGGTAAGAGAAAACAGGAAGTACTCACAATAGCTTGGCATTTTTCATCCAGAGAGCTCGACGAAGTCGCTTGGACTGTTTCTTGAAGTGAAATGCACTGTCTTGCATTGTTGCAGTTTTATCAACTAGAAGTTCAATCCGGTCACCTCTCTCCAGAATCTTCTCAATGTTCTCCACCATGATAGTACGTATCTGGATACCAGATTTTTGGTTCTTGTGAGCACAGAAAAAAGTGCAAGGACTACAGCTTTAATAAACAACTGACAAAAGGAAAaggcgagagagagagagagcaatagcATAACATGAAACAGGAGAAGAAAGTGAAAAGTCATATTTCTGCAGAATCATAGATCCAACATATGCTACAATGcttagaaatgaaattttctggaaGGTTTCAGCGAATCGAGTTTTTTTGCATTATCATGCATGTTAAGTCTACAACAGATACGCCAATAGTCTTGTAGCTCAATGGCATAGTTTGCTATCCTTTACTAGGAGAACCATGGTTtaaatcccccctccccccttgttattattgaattaaaaaataataataataaacaataaataaataaataaaagaaaaaagaaacagataaaagctaaaaatttaaaCCAAAGAGATGTGAAAAGTTTGAAAAGCTTATCACAGGAAAATGATGGATGCATTtgctaaaaaagaaagaggagaccTAGATGTAGCAGACATAGTACTAAACTTAGAGGACGAAAAAATATAAACTTGCAAACACAATTTGAGTAGATGCTTTACATGTATAATGTTTATCTTCTAATTGCTAACAGGGACTAACTGAAATTGCCAACTGAAAATAGTTAAGATTGGAAACTAAGTTAAATTGTAAATAACCTAGGAAAGTAATGTAATTTAAAATCATAAAAGGAAACCATCTTTGCAGGTTTTAAAATTGCGTTATTTTGAAAGTGCTGGGAGGTGTGAAGGGATAATGTAATGCCATTCCTACTTCATGGGAGGGAATCCTATGAGAGGAGCATTAATGTGCTGTTCCTTTAGGGAAAATTTTAAGGCTACTTCATTGTGGAGCAGTTTAATTGAAAGGACTGAGAGGTGGCTGCTTGTGTGGAACATACATACTTTCTAAAGATTAGAGTTACCCTCATCAAGAGCACTCTTTCAATCGTGACCACATATCATATGCTTTTATTTACAATTCCTATTAGTGTTTCCAATCGATTAAAAAAGTTACAACGGGATTGCTTGTGTCTTTTGGGGAAGGGGGGAGTTAGTGGAGGAAAAGAAAGTTCATTTGGTTTATTGAAAATAGGGGGTATTACCAATGAGAATGGGAGGGCTGCGCATTAGAAAACTTAGTGCTTTTAATTTTGCATTACTAAGTGGGTTTGCCACTTTCTAGAGAAAGATTCCCACCATTGACAACCTAATTAAGAGAGGTATGATTATGGttgattggtgttgtatgtgtaagAGGAGTGGCAAAAATCTGGATCATTTGCTCCTCCACTGTTCTTTTGCTAGAGAATTATCAGAGTTTGTCTTTGCgatgttttgtatttggtgagTGATGCCCAAATTTGTGCTCATGTTGCTTCAAGATTGGAGAAGGAAGCTAAACAGCTTCTCCGTGCTATTTATGTGGACTTTGTGAAGGTAGAGGAATTGAAAGCTTTTTGAGGGGCAGGAGTTGTCATCAATGAGGATTAATTTGAAGTTtgttacacctttttttttcttgactttTAGCTGATTTGGGGCAACCAAATGATCTTGTATAATTCTTCTCCTCTTTACATTTTTGAGGTCTGTCATTTTAGGAGGGTTTACATCCAGTATACCCACCAAAGTCTCATTGTACTaatgatttacaactataaataaaatttactcattctctatcaaaaaaagaaaaagaaacagaaatcaAATTTACAACACAAATAGAAGATACTTGCCTCACCAACTTCCCCTCTAACTCGGTTTAGGGTATCTGCACTAGGATTACTAGAGAAAAATTCCATTTGCTGATGTAAGACCCTTGAAAACTCATCATTCATTGCATAAGCAGGTGCATAGTTGGCTACTCTACCGTAGTTTTTCATGAATCTCATGTGAATATCCTCCAAGTAAGAAAAAGGAATCCTCCCTGTACCAAGGCAAAAACTAATGCactgtaaaataaaaaagatggctggaataaaatttaaaaaaagaaaaagaaaaaagaaaaaagaaatgggggGACACGGATgaattattcattaaaaaattcctcatttCTAAAACAAGACAAATTCCAGAGATTTCCTCAATCAGACAATCAACACGCTCAACTACAAACCATAACATCTACCTAGAAACTCAAAAGACCGCACCTTTGATGCACAGAATTAAGACCAGAAACAAGTTTGAATGTTTCTCATATTACACATTGTTTGGTTTCCAAAACAGAGAagtgaaaaaacaaaatgaaaaagcatAATATTTACAAGTAATTCTGAAaccacaaggaaaaaaaaaaaaaaaaaaaaatcaactagcTAGTCTTATATACCAATATCAACTAGAATCTGATATCAACATTCCTTTAcatttaaatttgataaaaactaaaatcaaaacataaattcGATTCTTTCTTTATAATCAGGTACATATTTTCTTGACAGCAAGCCATTGAATTGAAACTAAAACCTCAAAATACATCAAATTGAAGCCTatcttactttttatttattaaaatatagcTTAACTATTGCCACTGATCCCAAAAGCCTAAGCTAACCATTCATATCAATCTCAACATCAAAATACTTAAACCCTAACTCAGTGAAtcatagagatagagagagagaaacgcaCTGCCAAAGGTGTTGTTGGCCATGCAGAGGAAAGAGAGGCCATCGGATCGAAGTATGTGAAAGATGTACGTGTCCTGAGAGAAACAGAGTCTCGAATCGGCCTCCGACGGCAGCTTCTCCAAGATCCGCCTCGCCACCGCGCCTGTATTCCCCGTCACCGCGCTGAACTCCGCCAGCACCACCGTCCCTCGAGCCACCACAGCGTACAGTATAGCCATCTcgctctctcgctctctctctctctctctttgagatTCAGAGAGCGATCAATCTCTCTGTGACTGTGTGTCTCTGACTCTGAACCCTGATTGGTTCCAATTTCAAGGTCTCGAAAACAAAGCAATTGTCATTCTACAACTAATACTATATTATATGTATATTAATTAGTTTAGATTAATATAATAACTAAATTAAGGATGTGTGTTTTTTGgattgggtttggtttggtgtGAAATTGTAAAATAGAGGAGGGAAAGGAAAGAGAGGAAGGAAGTTGAGAGATGAAAGTGAAAGCCGGGTACAAACAACAAACTATGATGTTTTACCGGCAAGTCCTGTCTGTCCAATGTGGtgagactaatagacttctagatttttagttttaggtAGCCTCTTGAGGATTTTGATTCGCTGACTCTACAAGCGCTTAGGTTGCACGCCACTTGTTAATACGTTTgtctttttacctttttttttttattttttttttatttttttatttttatgctgtCCTGGTGAAAAGGAAAATATGCTATACATCATTAGAGCATTTGAATCAAAATAGGAAAAGTTATCCATTTTACAAGTTCAACTTCCAAAATCATCTTATCAATAATTaagttaaaaatgtataaatttgtaaagttgttataataattgtgtaaatttacaatgATGTTATTCACTTTGaatatagtttttgttttcttctttacgTGTCACGAGAATGAGAGAAGAGAGTAAATGGTGATTATTATGTGTGAAggatgagaatttttttttaaaaaaataaagaaaaattagacaaaaattttctattttaatgtaatatagtgtaaaataaataatctgatGTAGGATGTTTTGAAAAGcgagtatgtaaaatagaaaaattaagttCTTATACTAAATTAGACGAAATTTTTTGTatgagctgatgtgaatgctcttacaaCCGACGAGAGAGTTAtaagttattaatattttaaacttaGCCTTATAGGCTATATCTTTACTTAGAATAACTTTAAAGGGGGTTAATTTATTTCATGTTTAGTGAAAATTAAGGACAGAGTTTGTGGCTATAAACTTCCAAAAATAGTAAGATGGAATGTGTTTATGTGATCTTTCTATTATTGATTGTAACTTAAATTTGTGTGAAAATTAATTAGACATCACCGTTTATGAGTCTTCTTCTCAAAAACAACTCATTGTTGAACGATTTTGGATTAAATTACTTCTTGGTCTTCTCCAAACAAGTGGTAATTAAATTgtgtttagttgtttttttttttttttttttttttttttacttaaattctctaatttggcttttttatttgttaataattaATCATTTGATATAGAGCATTTAACTTAACTTTGGAGGACGGGAGGAAGGGATGTAATtcggattttatttatttataataatttgataattaataagaagaaatttgatttctaagATTCTGTTATATGGCTTTTTTCTCGTAAATGgaagtatatttttaaaattaagtaaccACATAAcagaattttaagtaaaaaattgaaGGAACAGTTACATAAGGAAGTTCTAGAACTCTTCGATATGGATTTATTAGATGACCAAAAGGTGCTGCTGCTAGTATTGTCCAAGATATTTGAGTCCAAAAGTTACTGGCATAATGTTCTAGTATTGGGCTTCACGAACCTATAGTTGctatttcaatctttttttttttttttttttttttgataaccacTATTTTCAATCTTTTAAGAGGAGTTCTGCCgtttatcctcaaaaaaaaaaaaaaaaaaaaaaaaaaaacttttaagagGAGTTGGGCCGGCCCAACTTAAATCATACTACTATCACTTATCAAGTAGAGTAAACAGATAATTCCATTTAGAAAACAGTCCTAATAGTAAtggttcaattttttctttttggaactAAAAGAACTCAGAATTAAAtatggaagaaaataaaaaataactcaaagaTAGTGTCAACCTCAACCATTAcagtaaaaagaaagaaaaagtgaggAATTAGTTAatatttacaactttttttttttggactagCTATATTTAGCATTTACATCTATGAGACTTTGATAGATTATACACAAGGACCCAGCAAGCCAATATAAAAGGATCATTCTACTTTTCACtcgaaaaactaaaaaaaaaagttcatccATGCACAAACTTTGTAACTTATCATTGTGTCATCTTTAGAAAGAGAATCCAAAGCCCTTATTGTGCTCCTCTAAACTTTGTTGATCATACAAGTGTATAGCCGGGCCCATCTCCCAGATCTGATCATTAATTTGACCCAGGCCCACTGAGTTAGCAGCCTCCTCAACAGTGGTAATGTCATGAATGCTacacttcttcctctctttcttgACTGAGTTCTGGCGAAGAAAATACTTTTGGGCATGGCTGGCCACTTGTGTTGGTGTCCTCGACTTCACAGCTTTCCTTGAAATACTCCTCCAATCTCCCTTCCCAAATTGTTGTAGTCCATGTAGAAATAACCTGTGAGAGCATTCAAATCAACTGtgcaaaaattattgtttataaacttatttttctattttacccTCTCTTTTTAAAACATctcacatcaaattatttattttatcttatatttgattaaaatatcaaattttcttaatttttttaattgtttctattTCTTCACCCATAATAACAATCAtccattctctttcttttatcctcaagatacataaagaaaaaaacaattaaatacaaaatgaaaaatattagtGTAATTACTTTagtaaacttataaatttataaaattatacgTGAACGAATGTAAACCATATTTAGATAAAACTATGTAAATtctacacatttttctattatacacggATTAATTTGAATGCTTTTACAAGTTACAATCTTACTTGTAAATAAGAAATTCACTTACAACTTTTCCATGTGTTGAGATTGTAGTGGTTATACCCTAAGAAGCATAAATGGACATGGAGACCAGGTGCCAGGTGGCATGAATGCATGTATCCACCCATATGAGAGAATACTTGTAAATAAGAAATTCACTTGCACACCTTTTCCATGTGTTGAGATTGTAGAGGTTATACCCTAAGAAGCATAAATGAACACGAAGACCAAGTGGCATCGGATGCATGTATCTACCCATATGAGAGAGTAAATACATTATTTAATAC
Protein-coding regions in this window:
- the LOC115979019 gene encoding vesicle-associated membrane protein 714; this translates as MAILYAVVARGTVVLAEFSAVTGNTGAVARRILEKLPSEADSRLCFSQDTYIFHILRSDGLSFLCMANNTFGRRIPFSYLEDIHMRFMKNYGRVANYAPAYAMNDEFSRVLHQQMEFFSSNPSADTLNRVRGEVGEIRTIMVENIEKILERGDRIELLVDKTATMQDSAFHFKKQSKRLRRALWMKNAKLLALLTGLIVVLLYIIIAICCGGITLPSCRS